Proteins from a single region of Gossypium arboreum isolate Shixiya-1 chromosome 1, ASM2569848v2, whole genome shotgun sequence:
- the LOC108480763 gene encoding uncharacterized protein LOC108480763 isoform X1: MNWVQRKIFLYNVTFGLYMLDWWERCLFNMLVIVLMWFIFYNSSRYVTVFLKGDASEGWNCVCYTVVSLAKTLPDAVNRCTCPLYSTLFSWLSLAKT; this comes from the exons ATGAACTGGGTTCAACGCAAGATCTTTCTATACAATGTCACCTTTGGACTCTACATGTTGGATTGGTGGGAGCGTTGCCTTTTCA ATATGTTGGTCATTGTGTTGATGTGGTTCATCTTCTACAACAGCTCACGATATGTAACTGTGTTCTTGAAGGG TGATGCTTCAGAAGGTTGGAACTGTGTGTGCTACACTGTTGTATCCCTTGCTAAAACTTTACCG GATGCAGTGAACCGGTGCACGTGTCCCCTGTATTCTACACTATTTTCGTGGCTTTCACTGGCAAAAACTTGA
- the LOC108480763 gene encoding uncharacterized protein LOC108480763 isoform X2, translated as MNWVQRKIFLYNVTFGLYMLDWWERCLFNMLVIVLMWFIFYNSSRYVTVFLKGDASEGWNCVCYTVVSLAKTLPAFILRFGVALL; from the exons ATGAACTGGGTTCAACGCAAGATCTTTCTATACAATGTCACCTTTGGACTCTACATGTTGGATTGGTGGGAGCGTTGCCTTTTCA ATATGTTGGTCATTGTGTTGATGTGGTTCATCTTCTACAACAGCTCACGATATGTAACTGTGTTCTTGAAGGG TGATGCTTCAGAAGGTTGGAACTGTGTGTGCTACACTGTTGTATCCCTTGCTAAAACTTTACCG GCATTTATCTTAAGGTTTGGAGTTGCGTTGCTATGA
- the LOC108480763 gene encoding uncharacterized protein LOC108480763 isoform X3, whose protein sequence is MNWVQRKIFLYNVTFGLYMLDWWERCLFNMLVIVLMWFIFYNSSRYVTVFLKGDASEGWNCVCYTVVSLAKTLPAFILRMQ, encoded by the exons ATGAACTGGGTTCAACGCAAGATCTTTCTATACAATGTCACCTTTGGACTCTACATGTTGGATTGGTGGGAGCGTTGCCTTTTCA ATATGTTGGTCATTGTGTTGATGTGGTTCATCTTCTACAACAGCTCACGATATGTAACTGTGTTCTTGAAGGG TGATGCTTCAGAAGGTTGGAACTGTGTGTGCTACACTGTTGTATCCCTTGCTAAAACTTTACCG GCATTTATCTTAAG GATGCAGTGA